One genomic window of Cannabis sativa cultivar Pink pepper isolate KNU-18-1 chromosome 2, ASM2916894v1, whole genome shotgun sequence includes the following:
- the LOC133034737 gene encoding uncharacterized protein LOC133034737, translating to MVNVREAVKKDLEVADPPRHRVWIKSRTKSRKLVTDYDKEIAEKIAQLEEKLSQGQIQVQGQNDILTQALGTPEHPGRVRAAGFLTRASQLFGRKKREVSDVVARQAKEIEQLKAEVQSLKQQRNAAEQEEEGEVAGEGICTSMRPLISKYISALTTSTILWPEGICTSMWVRSKFTARITMIHMLGSWFRKSCKRTLKSQSQLKSSDMLGTCTRCSILGLNT from the exons atggtgaacgtacgggaagctgtg aaaaaggacctcgaagttgcagatcctccccgccaccgtgtttggattaaatctcgcaccaagagtagaaaacttgtcactgattacgacaaggaaattgccgagaagata gctcaattagaggagaagcttagtcagggacaaattcaggtccagggccaaaacgatatcctcacgcaggcgctcgggacaccagagcatcctggacgtgtcagggctgctgg gttcctgaccagggcatctcaactgttcggcaggaagaaaagggaagtgtctgatgttgtggctcggcaagcgaaggagattgaacaattaaaagccgaagtccaatcccttaagcagcagaggaacgctgccgaacaagaggaagaaggagaggtggctggtgagggtatttgtacgagcatgcggcccttaatcagcaagtacatctctgctctgacaacatcgacaatattgtggcccgagggtatttgtacgagcatgtgggtaagatcaaagttcactgccaggattacgatgattcacatgctcggatcatggtttcggaaatcctgcaagaggacgctgaaatcccagtcccaattgaagagttcagatatgttagggacgtgtaCCAGATGTTCcatccttggcctaaacacttaa